One genomic segment of Rhizorhabdus phycosphaerae includes these proteins:
- a CDS encoding glycosyltransferase family 4 protein: MMRLLFLTDNFPPEVNAPASRTFEHCREWVREGHSVVVITCAPNFPKGKLFAGYRNRLWQRETMDGIEVIRVWTFISANEGFALRILDYLSFMVSAFVASLFVRKVDLIVGTSPQFFTACAARMAGFVKRRPWVFELRDIWPESIRAVAAIRQDRLLDLLEKLELHLYRKAAAVVSVTHAFKDNLIRRGIDGEKIHVVTNGVDTARFRPLPKDEELVETLGLRSCFVAGYIGTHGLAHGLDTLVDAAGLLAGRDDTRHIRILMLGDGAERARLKSVAEARGLTNILFLESVPKDEVVRYWSLLDTSIVHLKREDLFKTVIPSKIFECMGMGIPILHGVEGESAEIVSKEGVGIAFEPENAQALADALQALSGDAELRNRLSLAGPPAAARYSRRTLALDMLALLTRLAPKR; this comes from the coding sequence ATGATGCGCCTTCTCTTCCTCACCGACAATTTCCCGCCCGAGGTGAACGCCCCGGCGAGCCGCACCTTCGAACATTGCCGCGAATGGGTGCGCGAGGGGCATTCGGTGGTGGTGATCACCTGCGCGCCTAATTTTCCGAAGGGCAAGCTGTTCGCGGGCTATCGCAACCGGCTCTGGCAGCGAGAGACGATGGACGGGATCGAGGTGATCCGCGTCTGGACCTTCATCAGCGCCAATGAAGGCTTCGCCCTGCGCATCCTCGATTATCTGAGCTTCATGGTCAGCGCCTTCGTCGCGTCGCTGTTCGTGCGCAAGGTCGACCTGATCGTCGGCACCTCGCCGCAGTTCTTTACGGCCTGCGCGGCGCGAATGGCGGGTTTCGTCAAGCGGCGTCCCTGGGTGTTCGAACTGCGCGACATCTGGCCCGAGTCGATCCGCGCCGTCGCCGCCATCCGGCAAGACCGGCTGCTCGACCTGCTCGAGAAGCTCGAACTGCATCTCTATCGGAAGGCCGCTGCGGTCGTGTCGGTGACCCATGCCTTCAAGGACAATCTCATCCGGCGCGGCATCGATGGAGAGAAGATTCACGTCGTCACCAACGGTGTCGATACCGCGCGTTTCCGCCCCCTTCCCAAGGATGAAGAGCTCGTCGAGACGCTCGGTCTCCGCAGCTGCTTCGTCGCCGGCTATATCGGCACCCATGGCCTGGCCCATGGGCTGGATACGCTCGTCGATGCCGCCGGGCTGCTCGCCGGCCGCGACGACACCCGCCACATCCGCATTCTGATGCTCGGCGATGGCGCCGAACGCGCCCGGCTGAAGTCCGTCGCCGAGGCGCGCGGCCTGACCAACATCCTGTTCCTGGAGAGCGTGCCCAAGGACGAGGTGGTCCGCTACTGGTCGCTGCTCGACACCTCGATCGTGCATCTCAAGCGAGAGGATCTGTTCAAGACGGTGATCCCGTCCAAGATCTTCGAATGCATGGGCATGGGTATCCCCATTCTGCACGGCGTCGAGGGCGAATCCGCAGAAATTGTGAGCAAGGAGGGGGTCGGCATCGCGTTCGAGCCCGAAAATGCCCAGGCGCTTGCCGATGCGCTCCAGGCCCTTTCCGGCGATGCAGAGTTGCGGAACCGGCTGTCGCTGGCAGGTCCACCCGCCGCCGCGCGCTATAGCCGGCGGACGCTGGCGCTCGACATGCTCGCGCTGCTGACCCGGCTGGCGCCGAAGCGCTGA
- a CDS encoding heparinase II/III family protein, with translation MKAFAARLAQELAFARHVPPGRIVRRLILTAKRHWSDIRPPRFAGSAPQRADRLPQPVMPLRTGMIDRSGPDLGLYFLGHVEPVGTPIFWSARDTGVAAQLWRMHLHYMEFLEEATAEEGLDWILHWIEDNRPDRPGFWRDVWFPYTISLRVVVWMQFVARHADAVPPDAEARIAASLAEQLRYLAHYVETDIGGNHLIKNAKALLWASAYFSGPEAERWRRLGTATLLREIPVQILPDGMHFERSASYHAQVFADLIEVRSLARGDALAALLDHHLPRMAQALVDLAHPDGLPAHFNDSGLTMAYGVEACLDAYAGIGGARPAPLARFAYPDAGYFGARTDLVYMVADCGPIGPDELPAHGHGDVLSFELSLGGERLFVDQGVFEYTAGPRRQASRSCANHNTLSLTGTDQAEFFGRFRVGRRPRVECAEWQVEGEGFSLAGSHDGFAHLPGRPKHQRRFRLASNGLDILDRIEGGAAHDGSIAFLLHPATRIEPLSDTRWRLKRGAQEAVLSCDLPLVAEPAAWWPDLGVEETTQRLVVRASAVQLAHGVHSHIGWS, from the coding sequence ATGAAGGCATTTGCAGCGCGGTTAGCCCAGGAACTCGCCTTTGCGCGCCATGTCCCGCCGGGCCGCATAGTCCGTCGCCTGATCCTCACCGCCAAAAGACATTGGAGCGACATCCGGCCGCCGCGCTTCGCGGGGAGCGCACCACAGCGTGCGGACCGGCTGCCGCAGCCAGTGATGCCCCTGCGCACCGGCATGATCGACCGGTCAGGCCCGGACCTCGGGCTGTATTTTCTGGGGCATGTCGAGCCGGTAGGAACGCCGATCTTCTGGTCAGCCCGCGACACCGGGGTCGCGGCTCAGCTCTGGCGGATGCATCTCCATTATATGGAGTTTCTGGAGGAGGCGACCGCCGAAGAGGGGCTCGACTGGATCCTGCACTGGATCGAGGACAACCGCCCCGATCGCCCCGGCTTCTGGCGCGACGTCTGGTTTCCCTACACCATCTCGCTGCGCGTGGTGGTCTGGATGCAGTTCGTCGCGCGCCATGCCGATGCTGTTCCGCCGGACGCCGAGGCGCGCATCGCCGCCAGCCTGGCCGAGCAGCTGCGCTATCTCGCCCATTATGTCGAGACCGATATCGGCGGCAATCATCTGATCAAAAATGCCAAGGCGCTGCTTTGGGCATCGGCCTATTTCAGCGGACCGGAGGCCGAGCGGTGGCGGCGGCTGGGCACGGCGACGCTCCTGCGCGAAATACCGGTGCAGATATTGCCGGACGGCATGCATTTCGAACGCTCGGCCTCCTACCATGCCCAGGTCTTCGCCGACCTGATCGAGGTGCGCAGCCTCGCTCGCGGAGACGCGCTGGCCGCGCTGCTCGACCACCACCTGCCGCGCATGGCGCAGGCGCTGGTCGATCTCGCCCATCCCGACGGGCTGCCGGCGCATTTCAACGATTCGGGCCTGACCATGGCCTATGGCGTGGAGGCGTGCCTCGACGCCTATGCCGGCATCGGCGGTGCGCGACCCGCGCCGCTTGCGAGGTTCGCCTATCCCGATGCCGGCTATTTCGGCGCGCGCACCGACCTGGTCTATATGGTCGCCGATTGCGGCCCGATCGGACCGGACGAGTTGCCGGCGCATGGCCATGGCGACGTTCTCAGCTTCGAGCTGTCGCTCGGCGGCGAGCGATTGTTCGTCGATCAGGGGGTGTTCGAATATACGGCGGGGCCGCGCCGCCAGGCGAGCCGGTCCTGTGCCAACCACAATACGCTGTCGCTGACCGGCACCGATCAGGCCGAGTTCTTCGGCCGCTTCCGCGTGGGCCGTCGGCCGCGCGTGGAGTGCGCCGAGTGGCAGGTCGAGGGTGAAGGCTTTTCCCTTGCCGGCTCGCATGATGGGTTCGCCCATCTGCCGGGCCGGCCGAAGCATCAACGCCGCTTCCGGCTGGCATCCAACGGACTAGACATCCTCGACCGGATCGAGGGCGGAGCAGCCCATGACGGCAGCATCGCCTTCCTGCTGCACCCCGCCACGAGGATCGAGCCGCTGTCCGACACCCGTTGGCGCCTGAAGAGAGGCGCACAGGAGGCGGTGCTTTCCTGCGACCTGCCGCTGGTCGCCGAGCCGGCAGCATGGTGGCCGGACCTGGGGGTCGAGGAGACGACGCAGCGCCTGGTCGTCCGGGCCTCGGCCGTGCAGCTCGCGCACGGCGTCCACAGCCATATCGGCTGGTCCTGA
- a CDS encoding MBL fold metallo-hydrolase — protein sequence MRFRILGHASLEVETGGVNLVCDPWLAGSAYWRSWWNFPPPPEGLLDGLAPDFIYLSHLHWDHFHGPTLRRLGLDRTILVPRTPDRRIIDDLRKMGCRNVRELDHGVGVDLGGLRVTSYQIGPFTDSALVIEADGVVILNANDAKFMGGPLRQILRRHPRIDFALRSHSSANSRLCYRFTDAPDASFDDLSAYSREFARFCAAVRPRYAIPFASNHCFLHEETYAFNDTVNFSANVAAYFAARGITDPLCVPMSPGDRWDDEQGFQLAPVVDDLPAAIERYRAAKLDTLERQKTKEEATGLAVRHVIRHLQAIVDGTPGLLRRRFRDKPILIVGRSAKGDRAVAVDLAAATVTEVPIDEIERWPIRIHSSALIINDCCATRNWNSLGISKRVRFVCQRRDASILRLFNYVLNAHEYELLPIRRILDRRFIGVWMRRWREIPLYLHILANFALRRGFDMGRHLPRAATSALN from the coding sequence GTGAGGTTCCGTATCCTCGGCCATGCCAGTCTCGAAGTGGAAACTGGCGGCGTCAACTTGGTGTGCGATCCGTGGCTTGCGGGCAGTGCCTATTGGCGATCCTGGTGGAATTTTCCGCCGCCGCCCGAAGGCCTGCTCGACGGTCTGGCACCCGACTTCATCTATCTGTCGCATCTCCACTGGGACCATTTCCACGGCCCCACGCTCCGTCGCCTCGGCCTCGATCGTACGATCCTCGTCCCCCGCACCCCCGATCGGCGGATCATCGACGATCTCCGCAAGATGGGATGCCGCAACGTGCGCGAGCTGGACCATGGCGTCGGCGTCGATCTCGGCGGTCTGCGGGTGACCAGCTACCAGATCGGCCCCTTCACCGATTCCGCACTGGTGATCGAGGCCGATGGCGTCGTTATCTTGAACGCCAATGATGCCAAATTCATGGGAGGACCGCTCCGGCAGATCCTGCGCCGCCATCCCCGCATCGACTTCGCCCTGCGCAGCCACAGCTCGGCCAATTCGCGGCTCTGCTATCGTTTCACCGACGCGCCTGACGCGAGTTTCGACGATCTCTCGGCCTATTCACGCGAGTTCGCGCGCTTCTGCGCCGCCGTCCGACCGCGATACGCCATCCCCTTCGCCAGCAACCACTGCTTCCTCCACGAAGAAACCTACGCGTTCAACGACACCGTCAACTTCAGCGCGAACGTGGCCGCCTATTTCGCGGCACGGGGGATCACCGATCCCCTGTGCGTGCCGATGAGCCCGGGCGACCGGTGGGACGACGAGCAGGGTTTCCAGCTGGCGCCGGTCGTGGACGACCTGCCGGCGGCCATCGAGCGCTATCGCGCGGCCAAGCTGGACACGCTCGAACGGCAGAAGACCAAGGAAGAGGCGACCGGCCTGGCCGTTCGGCACGTCATCCGCCATCTCCAGGCGATCGTCGACGGCACTCCGGGATTGCTGCGCCGGCGCTTCCGCGACAAGCCCATCCTGATCGTCGGTCGCAGCGCGAAGGGCGATCGGGCGGTTGCCGTCGACCTCGCTGCGGCGACCGTGACCGAAGTCCCGATCGACGAGATCGAACGCTGGCCGATCCGCATCCATAGCAGCGCGCTGATCATCAACGACTGCTGCGCGACGCGCAACTGGAACAGCCTGGGCATCTCCAAGCGCGTCCGCTTCGTGTGCCAGCGCCGCGACGCATCGATCCTGCGCCTGTTCAACTATGTGCTGAACGCGCATGAATATGAGCTGCTGCCGATCCGCCGCATCCTCGACCGGCGCTTTATCGGCGTCTGGATGCGCCGCTGGCGAGAGATTCCGCTCTACCTCCACATCCTCGCCAATTTCGCGCTGCGCCGGGGTTTCGACATGGGACGGCACCTGCCCCGTGCGGCCACGTCTGCCCTGAACTGA
- a CDS encoding bi-domain-containing oxidoreductase translates to MKQILQNLGSGVTSLTDVPAPRAGRGQLLIRTSRSLISAGTERMLVDFGKAGWIDKARQQPDKVRQVLEKMRTDGVVATVDAVRSKLDQPIALGYCNVGRVMDVGVGVDGFTAGDRVASNGNHAEVVAIPRNLCARIPDAVSDEAAAFTVIGAIGLQGIRLADPKLGECVAVFGLGLIGLLTVQMLRAQGCRVLGIDIDPARLDLARTFGAEVINPAAGEDVLGRAAEFSRGAGVDAVLITAASKSNDIVAQAAQMSRKRGRIVLIGVVGLNLSRADFYEKELSFQVSCSYGPGRYDPRYEAGGQDYPIGFVRWTEQRNFEAVLDLMASGAIDVAPLISHRFDLADTEQAFALLTSDEPSLGIMLRYAEDAEADARVALRSVPVTKALSSDVTENPGVAFLGAGNYAGRVLMPAFRAGGARMRTAVSGGGFSAVHFARKHGFDQASTDQDAVLSDPGVDAVVIATRHDVHARQVLAALRAGKHVFCEKPLCLSLEELAEIEDEASTRPGQALMVGFNRRFAPLIVKAEALLRPISAPKAMIMTVNAGAIPADHWTQDPAIGGGRIIGEACHFIDLLRFFARAPIETVRAMPLGRPEQRSACPDSATIQLGFADGSTGTIHYLANGDRRFPKERLELFAGGKILRLDNFRLLEGWGFGGFGRKRSWKQDKGQQACARAFLDAIRGGGASPIPLADIVEVSRASIEAAALLRE, encoded by the coding sequence GTGAAGCAGATCCTCCAGAATCTGGGCAGCGGTGTGACGAGCCTGACCGACGTTCCCGCGCCGCGTGCGGGGCGGGGCCAGCTGTTGATCCGGACGAGCCGGTCGCTGATCTCGGCCGGCACCGAGCGGATGCTCGTCGACTTCGGCAAGGCCGGCTGGATCGACAAGGCACGCCAGCAGCCTGACAAGGTCAGGCAGGTGCTCGAAAAGATGCGGACCGACGGCGTCGTCGCGACGGTCGACGCGGTCCGCAGCAAGCTCGATCAGCCCATCGCGCTCGGCTATTGCAATGTCGGGCGGGTGATGGACGTAGGCGTCGGTGTCGACGGCTTCACCGCCGGCGACCGGGTGGCGAGCAACGGCAACCATGCCGAGGTCGTCGCAATCCCCCGCAATCTGTGCGCGCGCATCCCCGATGCGGTGAGCGACGAGGCGGCGGCTTTCACCGTGATCGGCGCGATCGGCCTGCAGGGCATCAGGTTGGCCGACCCGAAACTCGGCGAATGTGTCGCCGTGTTCGGTCTGGGCCTCATCGGCTTGCTCACGGTGCAGATGCTGCGCGCGCAGGGTTGCCGGGTCCTGGGCATCGACATTGATCCGGCGCGGCTGGACCTGGCTCGGACGTTCGGTGCGGAGGTGATCAACCCCGCGGCGGGCGAGGATGTGCTCGGCCGCGCAGCCGAATTCTCGCGCGGTGCGGGCGTGGACGCGGTGCTCATCACCGCCGCCAGCAAGAGCAACGACATCGTCGCCCAGGCCGCCCAGATGTCGCGAAAGCGCGGCCGGATCGTGCTGATCGGCGTCGTCGGCCTCAATCTGTCGCGTGCCGACTTTTACGAGAAGGAACTTAGCTTCCAGGTCAGCTGCTCTTATGGCCCCGGCCGCTACGACCCCCGTTATGAGGCGGGCGGCCAGGATTATCCGATCGGATTCGTCCGCTGGACCGAGCAGCGCAATTTCGAGGCGGTCCTCGACCTCATGGCCTCGGGCGCCATCGACGTCGCGCCGCTGATCTCCCATCGCTTCGATCTGGCTGACACCGAACAAGCCTTCGCCTTGCTCACCTCGGACGAGCCCTCGCTCGGCATCATGCTGCGCTATGCAGAGGATGCCGAAGCGGATGCGCGCGTCGCGCTGCGCAGCGTCCCCGTGACCAAGGCTCTGAGCTCAGACGTCACCGAAAATCCTGGCGTCGCCTTTCTGGGGGCCGGCAACTATGCCGGGCGCGTCCTCATGCCGGCGTTCAGGGCCGGCGGCGCGCGCATGCGGACCGCGGTCAGCGGCGGAGGCTTCAGCGCGGTCCATTTCGCGCGCAAGCATGGCTTCGATCAGGCGAGCACCGATCAGGATGCGGTATTGTCCGACCCCGGGGTCGATGCCGTGGTCATCGCGACGCGGCACGACGTCCACGCCCGGCAGGTCCTGGCCGCGCTGCGCGCCGGCAAGCATGTCTTCTGCGAAAAGCCGCTCTGCCTGTCGCTCGAAGAACTGGCGGAGATCGAAGACGAGGCCAGCACACGCCCCGGGCAGGCCCTGATGGTCGGTTTCAATCGCCGCTTTGCCCCGCTGATCGTCAAGGCGGAGGCGCTGCTCCGCCCGATCTCGGCCCCCAAGGCCATGATCATGACGGTCAATGCCGGCGCGATCCCCGCCGACCATTGGACGCAGGATCCCGCGATCGGGGGCGGCCGGATCATCGGCGAGGCCTGCCACTTCATCGATCTTCTTCGCTTCTTCGCACGGGCGCCGATCGAAACGGTGCGGGCGATGCCGCTCGGGCGGCCGGAGCAGCGGTCCGCCTGCCCGGACAGTGCGACCATCCAGCTCGGCTTCGCCGACGGGTCCACCGGGACGATCCACTATCTGGCCAATGGCGACCGGCGCTTCCCTAAGGAACGGCTCGAACTGTTCGCGGGCGGGAAAATCCTGCGGCTCGACAATTTCCGCCTGCTCGAAGGCTGGGGCTTCGGCGGCTTCGGCCGGAAGCGAAGCTGGAAACAGGACAAGGGCCAGCAGGCCTGCGCACGGGCCTTTCTCGACGCGATCAGGGGCGGAGGCGCGTCTCCCATACCCCTGGCCGACATCGTCGAGGTGAGCCGCGCGAGCATCGAAGCCGCCGCGCTGCTGAGGGAATGA
- a CDS encoding AglZ/HisF2 family acetamidino modification protein, protein MLRPRIIACLLLSEGGLVKTRRFADPKYVGDPINAVRIFNEKEVDELILLDIDATRQGRSPDHALIARIANECRMPLCYGGGIASEDEVDRIVSLGVEKVSLSAAALADPSLVDRSARRVGTQSIVVTLDLRKAGLLGGLTVVTHNGTRKTGRRPLDLAVEMQSRGAGEIVINMVDRDGEMGGYDLDFVARLREAVTIPVTMLGGAGSLDDISALIRQERIVGAAAGSLFVFKGKYRAVLINYPNRQEKDALLSRASLTA, encoded by the coding sequence ATGCTGCGTCCCAGGATCATCGCCTGCCTGCTGCTGAGCGAGGGCGGCCTCGTAAAGACGCGGCGCTTCGCCGATCCCAAATATGTCGGCGACCCGATCAACGCGGTGCGCATCTTCAACGAGAAGGAGGTGGACGAACTGATCCTTCTCGACATCGATGCGACGCGGCAGGGGCGGTCGCCCGACCATGCACTTATCGCCCGCATCGCCAATGAATGCCGGATGCCACTCTGCTATGGCGGCGGCATCGCCAGCGAGGACGAGGTCGACCGCATCGTCTCGCTGGGGGTCGAGAAGGTCTCGCTGAGCGCGGCCGCACTGGCCGATCCCTCGCTGGTTGACCGCAGCGCCCGCCGCGTCGGGACGCAGAGCATCGTCGTCACGCTCGACCTGCGCAAAGCCGGCCTTCTGGGCGGCCTGACGGTGGTCACGCACAACGGCACGCGCAAGACCGGACGACGACCGCTCGACCTCGCCGTCGAGATGCAGTCGCGCGGCGCCGGCGAGATCGTTATCAACATGGTCGATCGCGATGGCGAAATGGGCGGCTATGATCTGGACTTCGTCGCCCGCCTGCGCGAGGCGGTGACGATACCCGTCACAATGCTGGGTGGCGCCGGATCGCTCGACGACATATCGGCACTCATTCGACAGGAAAGGATCGTCGGGGCGGCCGCAGGCAGCCTCTTCGTATTCAAGGGGAAGTATCGCGCCGTGCTGATCAACTATCCAAATCGGCAAGAGAAGGACGCGCTGCTGTCCCGTGCGAGCCTGACCGCGTGA
- the hisH gene encoding imidazole glycerol phosphate synthase subunit HisH yields MIGLVDYGLGNLEAFASIFRRLGVEARRLTEPAELAMADRLILPGVGAFDWAMARLQQSGLRDALDEAVLGRSVPVLGVCVGMQMMLERSEEGELSGLGWIAGHVARLDPGAGLPLPHMGWNDIRAGDDPLFAKLDAPRFYFLHSYGTVPAAAEAAIAEADYGARFCCAVRRDHIAGVQFHPEKSHHWGVRLLANFAGVEHP; encoded by the coding sequence ATGATCGGGCTCGTCGACTACGGGCTCGGCAATCTGGAAGCCTTTGCGAGCATTTTCCGCAGGCTGGGGGTCGAGGCGCGCCGACTGACCGAACCGGCGGAACTGGCTATGGCCGACCGTCTGATCCTGCCCGGCGTCGGGGCATTTGACTGGGCCATGGCCCGCCTCCAGCAATCCGGCCTCCGCGATGCGCTCGACGAGGCGGTCCTGGGGCGCAGCGTGCCCGTGCTGGGCGTTTGCGTGGGCATGCAGATGATGCTGGAGCGGAGCGAGGAGGGGGAGCTTTCCGGGCTGGGCTGGATTGCCGGCCATGTCGCACGGCTCGACCCGGGCGCAGGCCTGCCGCTCCCGCATATGGGCTGGAACGATATCCGCGCGGGCGACGACCCGCTCTTCGCAAAGCTCGATGCCCCGCGATTCTACTTCCTGCACTCCTACGGCACCGTCCCGGCCGCCGCCGAGGCGGCGATAGCAGAGGCCGACTATGGAGCCCGCTTCTGCTGCGCGGTCCGGCGCGACCATATTGCGGGCGTGCAGTTCCATCCCGAAAAGAGCCATCATTGGGGCGTCAGGCTGCTGGCCAATTTCGCCGGGGTCGAGCACCCCTGA
- a CDS encoding N-acetyl sugar amidotransferase produces MMREYQVCTRCVMDTTDAAISFDAEGVCDHCRTFDSQILPDWQPSETHSAQLEASIEAIRKAGRGRDFDCIIGMSGGIDSSYLTYLAKERFGLRPLVFHVDAGWNSQIAVNNIERLIDGLGLDLYTEVIDWEEMKDLQRAFFKSGVPHIDTPQDHAFFATMYRFAAKHGIRHILTGANYSTECVRNPMEWMYYQSDSIQLRDIHRRYGTRPLRRFPVTSILWHKLWLPYVRGIKVVRPLNEIPYVQKEAKTLLMERFGWQPYPQKHFESRFTRFYESYWLPERFGYDVRKVQYSSLILTGQMTREEAVERLKAPSYDKATIATEIEFVASKLDISVDELNGYMALPKRSFRDFRSQQHIYKMGARAMRLLGMERGGKR; encoded by the coding sequence ATGATGCGGGAATATCAGGTCTGCACGCGCTGCGTGATGGACACTACCGACGCTGCGATCAGCTTCGACGCAGAGGGCGTCTGCGACCATTGCCGGACCTTCGACAGCCAGATTCTGCCTGACTGGCAGCCAAGCGAGACGCATAGCGCCCAGCTCGAAGCATCGATCGAGGCGATCCGCAAAGCCGGCCGTGGCCGCGACTTCGACTGCATCATCGGCATGAGCGGGGGCATAGACAGCTCCTACCTCACCTATCTCGCCAAGGAGCGGTTCGGGCTGAGGCCGCTGGTGTTTCACGTCGATGCCGGGTGGAACAGCCAGATCGCGGTGAACAATATCGAGCGGCTCATCGACGGCCTCGGCCTCGACCTTTACACCGAGGTCATCGACTGGGAGGAAATGAAGGACCTCCAAAGGGCCTTCTTCAAGTCGGGCGTGCCGCATATCGACACGCCGCAGGACCACGCCTTCTTCGCCACCATGTATCGCTTTGCCGCGAAGCATGGGATCAGGCACATCCTGACCGGTGCGAACTATTCCACCGAATGCGTGCGCAACCCGATGGAATGGATGTACTACCAATCCGACAGCATCCAGCTGCGCGACATCCATCGCCGCTATGGCACGAGGCCGCTGCGTCGCTTCCCGGTGACGTCGATCCTGTGGCACAAATTGTGGCTGCCCTATGTTCGTGGCATCAAGGTCGTCCGCCCGCTCAACGAGATTCCGTACGTCCAGAAGGAAGCCAAGACGCTCCTCATGGAGCGCTTCGGCTGGCAACCCTATCCGCAGAAGCATTTCGAATCGCGCTTCACCCGCTTCTACGAAAGCTACTGGCTGCCCGAACGCTTCGGCTATGATGTCCGCAAGGTGCAATATTCCAGCCTGATCCTGACCGGCCAGATGACGCGCGAGGAGGCGGTCGAGCGGCTGAAGGCGCCGAGCTACGACAAGGCGACGATCGCTACCGAGATCGAGTTCGTCGCCAGCAAGCTCGACATCAGCGTCGACGAACTGAATGGCTACATGGCCCTGCCCAAACGCAGCTTCCGCGATTTTCGCTCGCAACAGCATATTTACAAGATGGGCGCACGGGCGATGCGGCTTCTCGGTATGGAGCGCGGCGGCAAGAGATGA
- a CDS encoding glycosyltransferase family 4 protein has protein sequence MIHRPVIGINACRARSGGAVAHLIGLVERSDPERHGFAALHLWAFDGLLARVPDRPWLHKHSTGRWQASVPLELFWERFLLPAAAKRAGIDLLFNVDAGSVCPFRPSVTMSQDMLPFEPGEMERYAAGKARLRLQALRHVHMAALRHADGAIFLTRYAAERIGQATGPLPHVAIVPHGIDQRFLDMPRRAAPAAAKALRDCIYISNAAPYKHQWHVVEAIGQLRAQGIPLRLRLVGGGSGPAMDRMMAAVERHDSARDFVTLEPFVPHAEIPDLLARADIFLFASSCESMPVTLLEGMAAGLPIACSERGPMPDILQDAGAYFNPELPESIADAVGALACNPVESNAYADRAKAIAQSFSWQRCADQTFDFLLSTLKRSHGERAA, from the coding sequence ATGATTCACCGGCCTGTTATCGGCATCAATGCGTGCCGCGCCCGATCGGGCGGCGCCGTTGCCCACCTGATCGGGCTCGTCGAGCGCAGCGACCCCGAGCGGCATGGCTTTGCCGCCCTGCATCTCTGGGCGTTCGACGGCCTGCTGGCGCGCGTCCCCGACCGGCCGTGGCTGCACAAGCATTCCACCGGGCGCTGGCAGGCTTCCGTCCCGCTCGAACTGTTCTGGGAGCGCTTCCTGCTCCCCGCGGCCGCGAAGCGGGCCGGGATCGACCTGCTCTTCAACGTCGATGCCGGATCGGTCTGCCCCTTCCGCCCCAGCGTCACGATGAGTCAGGACATGTTGCCCTTCGAGCCCGGCGAGATGGAGCGCTACGCCGCGGGCAAGGCACGACTGCGGCTGCAGGCCCTGCGCCACGTTCACATGGCAGCGCTACGCCATGCTGATGGCGCGATTTTTCTTACGCGCTATGCGGCCGAGCGCATCGGCCAGGCCACCGGGCCGCTGCCCCATGTCGCCATCGTGCCGCACGGTATCGACCAGCGCTTCCTGGACATGCCCCGGCGTGCCGCGCCGGCCGCCGCGAAGGCGCTGCGCGACTGCATCTACATCTCGAACGCAGCGCCCTATAAGCATCAGTGGCACGTCGTTGAAGCGATCGGCCAGCTTCGGGCGCAGGGTATTCCGTTACGGCTGAGGCTGGTCGGGGGCGGCTCTGGCCCCGCCATGGATCGGATGATGGCTGCCGTAGAGCGGCATGATTCGGCGCGAGACTTCGTCACCCTCGAACCTTTCGTGCCGCATGCGGAGATTCCCGACTTGCTGGCGCGGGCCGATATCTTTCTGTTCGCGTCGAGCTGTGAAAGCATGCCGGTGACGCTCCTCGAGGGGATGGCGGCGGGCCTGCCCATCGCCTGTTCGGAGAGAGGACCCATGCCAGACATCTTGCAGGATGCGGGCGCCTACTTTAACCCGGAACTGCCGGAGAGCATTGCTGACGCAGTTGGGGCGTTAGCGTGTAACCCGGTGGAATCAAACGCCTATGCCGATCGTGCCAAAGCTATCGCACAGTCCTTTTCGTGGCAGCGCTGCGCCGACCAGACCTTTGATTTCCTCTTGTCGACACTCAAGCGATCGCATGGGGAGCGAGCTGCTTAA